In one window of Prionailurus bengalensis isolate Pbe53 chromosome B3, Fcat_Pben_1.1_paternal_pri, whole genome shotgun sequence DNA:
- the CCDC198 gene encoding uncharacterized protein CCDC198 isoform X3: MHLKDLIRNFLDLMKLEPIDLPQVITSERLLSQQEARTTHRAKELEKTMPTPGYIPGKRQYLHKMRMLEMNRNRQEAQAELKKSLHREARINKQKPRDHKTKKILQSIPRNDDRDLPTFLPDETLNRSPGNSQNEDLGKHQARNDCRPRKIGKMEMWLREQEARGQLLWDSSSSDSDELRKSEKKPQALVRTRTERIPLFDEFFDRE; this comes from the exons AAGCTTGAACCCATTGACCTGCCACAAGTAATTACTTCTGAAAGGCTCCTGAGCCAGCAAGAAGCCAGAACAACTCACAGAGCAAAG GAACTGGAAAAGACAATGCCAACTCCAGGATACATTCCCGGGAAAAGACAGTATTTACATAAGATGAGAATGTTGGAAATGAACCGGAACAGACAAGAG GCCCAAGCAGAGTTGAAAAAAAGTCTTCACAGGGAGGCAAGGATTAATAAGCAAAAACCGAGGGACCACAAAACCAAGAAAATCCTTCAAAGCATCCCAAGAAATGATGACAGGGACCTTCCAACCTTTTTGCCAGATGAAACCTTGAACAGAAGTCCAG GAAATTCACAGAATGAAGATTTGGGGAAACATCAAGCAAGGAATGACTGTCGTCCCCGGAAAATTGGCAAAATGGAAATGTGGCTCCGTGAACAAGAGGCCCGGGGACAGCTTCTCTGGGACAGTTCTAGTTCTGACTCAGATGAGTTGAGGAAAAGCGAGAAGAAACCACAAGCACTGGTCAGGAccaggacagagagaatcccacttTTTGACGAGTTTTTTGATCGAGAATAA